Proteins from one Ketobacter alkanivorans genomic window:
- the ftsE gene encoding cell division ATP-binding protein FtsE, with protein sequence MIHFHKISKRYENGNDALLNISFELDQGEITFLTGHSGAGKSTLLKLIMLIERPSGGRLIVCDQDTAKVGRSAIPFYRRQIGMVFQNHQLLFDRTVYDNVALPLIIAGYRPRETGRRVRAALDKVGLLDKENLSPIALSGGEQQRVGIARAVVNKPRILIADEPTGNLDPELSAEIMDLFDQFSQVGVTVLIATHDLGLISRYDHRLLSLDSGQLISDGTDSIAADPHHQIYTGGY encoded by the coding sequence ATGATTCACTTCCACAAAATCAGTAAACGCTACGAAAACGGTAATGATGCCCTGCTCAACATCAGCTTTGAGTTGGATCAGGGCGAAATCACCTTCCTCACCGGGCATTCCGGTGCGGGCAAAAGCACCCTGCTGAAATTGATCATGCTGATCGAGCGGCCCAGCGGCGGACGTCTGATCGTCTGCGACCAGGACACCGCCAAGGTGGGCCGTTCCGCCATCCCGTTTTACCGGCGTCAGATCGGTATGGTGTTCCAGAACCACCAATTACTGTTTGACCGCACCGTTTACGACAACGTGGCGCTGCCGCTGATCATCGCAGGCTACCGCCCCCGCGAAACCGGCCGCCGGGTGCGGGCCGCATTGGATAAAGTCGGCCTGCTGGATAAAGAGAACCTTAGCCCAATCGCACTGTCTGGTGGAGAGCAGCAGCGCGTGGGTATCGCTCGTGCCGTGGTCAACAAACCGCGCATTCTGATAGCCGATGAGCCAACCGGTAACCTTGATCCCGAGCTTTCTGCCGAGATCATGGATCTGTTCGACCAGTTTTCCCAGGTGGGGGTGACCGTGCTGATCGCTACCCACGATCTCGGCCTTATCTCCCGTTATGATCATCGATTATTATCGCTGGATTCCGGTCAGCTGATCAGTGATGGCACCGACTCCATCGCGGCCGATCCCCATCATCAGATTTACACCGGGGGTTACTGA
- the ftsX gene encoding permease-like cell division protein FtsX, giving the protein MNQPTAPKPAPKGATAAGTTFSQRFQSWREHHKEVALESLRRLMATPLPTLMTILVIAISLSLPAGLYVMLKNAETISNDWDGSAQISLFLRFQTSAEQGRKLADTLAKRSDVKRTEYISREQALAEFQEQSGFGDLLQELGENPLPAVVVVYPSVTDLNAAEKLRSDLARQGEVDLAQLDAQWVQRLYAILELGRRLVAALSIGLALAVLLVIINTIRLAIESRRDEIIIVKLVGGTDAFVRRPFMYTGLWYGLGGCLIALMLIQTVLWWLDGPVAALSDLYRSQFELSGLGLEVSFLMLTGSVLIGLVGARLAVSQHIRSIEPG; this is encoded by the coding sequence ATGAATCAGCCAACTGCACCTAAGCCTGCCCCGAAAGGTGCTACCGCCGCAGGCACAACCTTCAGCCAGCGCTTTCAAAGTTGGCGCGAACACCACAAAGAAGTTGCACTGGAAAGCCTGCGCCGTTTGATGGCAACGCCGCTGCCAACCTTGATGACCATATTGGTGATCGCCATTTCACTGAGCCTGCCTGCCGGGCTTTACGTTATGTTGAAAAACGCTGAGACCATCAGCAACGATTGGGATGGCAGTGCCCAGATCTCACTGTTTTTGCGTTTTCAGACCAGCGCCGAACAAGGTCGTAAACTGGCCGACACCCTGGCCAAAAGAAGCGATGTAAAACGCACCGAGTACATCTCCCGCGAGCAGGCATTGGCAGAGTTTCAAGAGCAAAGCGGGTTCGGTGATCTGCTACAGGAACTGGGGGAAAACCCGCTACCGGCCGTAGTGGTGGTGTATCCCTCGGTGACGGATTTAAATGCAGCCGAAAAGCTGCGCTCGGATCTGGCCAGGCAAGGGGAAGTGGACTTGGCTCAGCTGGATGCCCAATGGGTGCAGCGCTTGTATGCCATTCTGGAGCTGGGGCGGCGTTTGGTGGCCGCGCTCAGTATCGGATTGGCTCTGGCGGTGCTGCTGGTCATCATTAACACCATCCGGCTGGCCATCGAAAGCCGTCGCGACGAAATCATCATCGTCAAACTGGTGGGGGGCACCGATGCCTTCGTGCGCCGCCCGTTTATGTACACCGGTCTGTGGTATGGCTTGGGGGGCTGCCTGATCGCACTGATGCTGATCCAGACCGTGCTCTGGTGGCTGGATGGCCCGGTGGCTGCCCTGTCTGATCTGTATCGCAGTCAGTTTGAACTGAGCGGCCTGGGGCTGGAAGTCTCCTTCCTTATGCTGACAGGCAGCGTTCTGATCGGGCTCGTCGGAGCGCGGCTGGCCGTGAGCCAGCACATTCGCTCCATTGAGCCGGGTTGA
- a CDS encoding M16 family metallopeptidase encodes MSEESRISRKTLSIMTLVITLFIVVLYNLPGSRKPGSVEPGPLILPSQSSETLQEREDGLKLTSLEMIENAKSKPYKVRIEAWNTPNGAKVLFVQAPEIPMLDVRVVFDAGAARDGDLPGLASITNAMLTEGAGIADVDTIARTFEGLGANINTGSYRDMAVVSLRTLSDPQYRDPALTLFYDVVAQPTFPESSLERLRGQMLLGLQQEQQSPGALAQKAFFEGLYGDLPYGIPPNGTEDSLTRINGEDLRRFHSSHYVASNMVIAMIGAIDRTQAELIALQLDKQLPVGQAAPPLQAATSLPQSKTQHVEFPSSQTHIMVGGLGVKRGDPDWFALYVGNEILGAGGFSARLNKIIRQDNGLAYSVYSHFIPMASQGPFLINLQTRNDQTQQALTLLNQTLGEFVKNGPTDQELDDAKRHILGSFPLQTASNSNIVDYLGLIGFYNLPLNYLDTYIGQIEAVDAQAIRKAFQRVVNPNALLTITAGQTASKGDTQQ; translated from the coding sequence ATGAGTGAAGAAAGCCGCATCAGCCGCAAAACCCTCAGCATCATGACTCTGGTGATCACCCTCTTCATCGTGGTGCTGTACAACCTGCCCGGCAGCCGCAAGCCCGGCTCCGTAGAGCCAGGGCCGTTGATCCTCCCCAGCCAGTCAAGCGAAACCCTGCAGGAACGGGAGGACGGCCTCAAACTGACCTCGCTGGAGATGATCGAGAACGCCAAAAGCAAGCCCTACAAAGTGCGCATCGAAGCCTGGAACACACCCAACGGGGCCAAAGTATTGTTCGTACAGGCACCGGAGATTCCCATGCTGGACGTGCGCGTGGTGTTTGACGCCGGAGCCGCCCGTGATGGGGATTTACCCGGCCTGGCCAGCATCACCAATGCCATGCTCACCGAAGGTGCTGGCATCGCCGATGTCGATACCATCGCTCGCACCTTTGAAGGGTTGGGCGCCAACATCAACACCGGCTCCTATCGTGACATGGCCGTGGTCAGCCTGCGCACCCTGTCTGACCCACAATACCGAGATCCCGCCCTGACCCTGTTCTACGATGTGGTGGCCCAACCCACCTTTCCGGAAAGCAGCCTGGAGCGGCTGCGCGGGCAGATGCTGCTGGGCCTGCAACAAGAACAGCAAAGCCCCGGCGCACTGGCTCAAAAAGCCTTTTTTGAAGGCCTCTATGGCGACCTGCCCTATGGCATTCCCCCCAACGGCACCGAAGACAGCCTGACCCGCATCAACGGCGAAGATCTGCGCCGTTTCCACAGCAGCCACTACGTAGCCAGCAACATGGTGATCGCCATGATCGGTGCCATTGACCGCACCCAGGCCGAACTGATTGCCCTGCAACTGGATAAGCAACTGCCGGTGGGCCAAGCCGCACCACCGCTGCAAGCAGCCACCAGCCTGCCGCAAAGCAAAACCCAGCATGTGGAATTCCCCTCCAGCCAAACCCACATCATGGTAGGCGGCCTGGGGGTAAAACGGGGTGACCCAGACTGGTTTGCGCTTTACGTCGGCAACGAAATCCTCGGTGCCGGTGGTTTCAGCGCCCGCCTTAACAAAATCATCCGCCAGGACAACGGCCTGGCCTACAGCGTGTACAGCCATTTCATTCCCATGGCCAGCCAAGGGCCATTCCTGATCAACCTGCAAACCCGTAACGATCAAACCCAACAAGCCCTGACCCTGCTCAACCAGACCCTGGGCGAGTTTGTGAAAAACGGCCCCACCGACCAAGAACTGGACGATGCCAAACGCCATATCCTGGGCAGCTTTCCCCTGCAAACCGCCAGTAACAGCAACATCGTGGACTACCTCGGCTTAATCGGATTCTACAACCTGCCCCTCAACTATCTGGACACCTACATCGGCCAGATCGAGGCCGTGGACGCCCAGGCTATCCGCAAAGCATTCCAGCGCGTGGTCAACCCCAACGCCCTGCTCACCATCACCGCAGGCCAGACCGCCAGCAAAGGCGATACCCAGCAGTGA
- the ftsY gene encoding signal recognition particle-docking protein FtsY, with product MVNPAHEAAVFERMFGPDAYALRGPQVLTEQALFARFFDAEAANQALMAPPMEVVAPPEPAAAAVKPGVDVTPKPVAEPVSFFARVKQGLGRTRAGLSDGLAGLLMGKKAINDDLLEEIETQLLVADVGMHAATAIIAAITERMNRQELKDSDALYDALQQEMAAILRRSDDGGGLQIDSSKAPYVILMVGVNGVGKTTTIGKLAKKLQQEGKSVMLAAGDTFRAAAVEQLQVWGERNNIPVVAQHTGADSASVIFDALQSAQSKGVDVLIADTAGRLHTKSNLMDELSKVKRVMGKLDGSAPHEVMLVLDAGTGQNALNQAEQFHQAVGVTGITLTKLDGTAKGGIVFAIASKMGLPIRFIGVGEQIDDLRPFQADEFVRALFDR from the coding sequence ATGGTTAACCCCGCTCACGAAGCTGCCGTATTTGAGCGCATGTTCGGACCGGATGCCTATGCCCTGCGCGGACCGCAGGTGCTGACTGAACAGGCTCTGTTTGCCCGCTTCTTTGATGCCGAGGCCGCCAATCAGGCGTTGATGGCACCACCGATGGAGGTGGTTGCTCCCCCCGAGCCTGCAGCTGCGGCAGTCAAGCCTGGCGTTGATGTGACGCCCAAGCCGGTTGCCGAGCCAGTTTCGTTCTTTGCTCGAGTTAAGCAAGGCCTGGGGCGCACCCGAGCGGGGTTGAGTGATGGTCTGGCTGGTTTGCTGATGGGCAAGAAGGCCATTAACGACGACCTGCTGGAAGAAATCGAAACCCAGCTGTTGGTGGCCGATGTGGGTATGCACGCCGCCACCGCAATCATTGCAGCCATCACAGAGCGTATGAATCGCCAGGAACTGAAAGATTCCGATGCGTTGTATGACGCCCTGCAGCAAGAGATGGCCGCTATCCTGCGTCGCTCCGACGACGGCGGCGGCTTGCAGATCGACAGCAGTAAAGCCCCTTATGTGATCCTGATGGTGGGTGTAAACGGCGTTGGCAAAACCACCACCATCGGCAAACTGGCGAAAAAACTGCAACAGGAAGGCAAATCCGTGATGCTGGCGGCAGGGGACACCTTCCGTGCTGCCGCAGTGGAGCAGCTGCAGGTATGGGGCGAGCGCAACAATATTCCCGTGGTGGCGCAACACACCGGTGCCGATAGCGCCTCGGTGATTTTTGATGCCCTGCAATCGGCTCAGTCGAAAGGGGTTGATGTGTTGATTGCTGACACCGCCGGCCGCCTGCATACCAAAAGTAACCTTATGGATGAGCTATCCAAGGTTAAGCGGGTGATGGGCAAGCTCGATGGCAGCGCACCCCACGAAGTCATGTTGGTGCTGGATGCCGGAACCGGTCAAAATGCCCTCAACCAGGCGGAGCAGTTCCACCAGGCGGTGGGGGTTACCGGTATTACCCTGACCAAGCTGGACGGCACCGCCAAGGGTGGTATCGTGTTCGCCATTGCCTCCAAAATGGGCTTGCCGATCCGTTTTATCGGGGTGGGTGAGCAGATTGACGATCTGCGCCCGTTCCAGGCGGATGAGTTTGTTCGCGCTTTGTTTGATCGCTGA
- the rsmD gene encoding 16S rRNA (guanine(966)-N(2))-methyltransferase RsmD has protein sequence MSPRSKTSPASKGELRIIGGQWRGRRLSFTAEEGLRPTLDRYRETLFNWLMFDVEGARCLDLFAGSGALGLEALSRGARHVDFVDASPQAAQNIREHLKTLGCQQAGVHHRAAEAWLKQQAQAATDLAVEAYDLIFLDPPFHKDLLQPCLYLLEYQGFIKPETKLYLEAEADFNASRLPEHWHVIKQKTAKNKIFFLLECPTPRP, from the coding sequence GTGAGCCCAAGATCCAAAACCAGCCCCGCCAGCAAAGGCGAACTGCGCATCATCGGCGGCCAGTGGCGAGGCCGCCGCCTCAGCTTCACGGCAGAAGAAGGCTTGCGCCCCACCCTCGACCGTTATCGGGAAACCCTGTTCAACTGGCTGATGTTTGATGTGGAAGGTGCCCGCTGTCTTGATCTGTTCGCCGGCAGCGGGGCCCTCGGGCTGGAAGCCCTGTCCCGGGGTGCCCGCCATGTGGACTTTGTAGATGCCAGCCCCCAGGCCGCGCAGAATATCCGCGAGCACCTGAAAACACTGGGCTGCCAGCAAGCCGGAGTACACCATCGCGCCGCCGAGGCCTGGCTCAAGCAACAGGCCCAAGCGGCCACCGACCTCGCGGTTGAGGCCTACGATCTGATCTTCCTCGACCCCCCATTCCACAAAGACCTGCTGCAACCCTGCCTGTATCTGCTGGAATATCAGGGCTTTATCAAACCGGAAACCAAACTCTACCTCGAAGCAGAAGCCGACTTCAACGCCAGCCGACTGCCAGAGCACTGGCACGTGATTAAACAAAAAACCGCCAAGAATAAGATTTTTTTCTTGCTGGAATGCCCCACCCCCAGGCCCTAA
- a CDS encoding InlB B-repeat-containing protein, translating to MHTAQKIILLLSLLWLSACQLTVINEGGGTVRSASGLIECGDQCQVNSQALKNNSPQYTEVLTAIADEGYEFAGWEGACSGQQPCSVKVTDWSGNKKVTARFIRKQFDAAFAIGTHHACAQSEVGLECWGGNDAGQLDIPEGVTLAQALYAGTRSSCAETDSGLVCWGDEEIALVPDAVQFPNKVALGWYHACAIENAAVHCWGSNEHGQSTVPAGLVNPTAITAGAHHTCSITDTGVVCWGAGMVDEGGFPQAGQSIVPEGLVNPTVIGAGNAHTCAIQDGNVMCWGESQWGQLDVPIIEGSIDGFAVGGSHTCVVVNDAVQCWGSNQSSQLDIPAGLADISAIGAGNRNVCVLAANQLVCWGDNYNGLNNVPRSVSRPLKIVAAERQVCTLGEDGVHCWGYGADVPNTLQEITDLGIGNRHECYIDRNGLACFGDNNVDQTWIPADVIQSARKVEAGYDHNCAIDGAGRVTCWGDDFSGQSTAPDTLGPVSTLALGNDNSCALQPTAAVCWGALASQALSNPTAIDVANNHGCAIDDNGIQCWGSNSYGKLNAPVLTNPTDVSVGYEHGCALADEGVVCWGAGVEGSTSGMNRYQQSVVPHDHLRNPRDVEAALSYSCALDDIGVLCWGYRNFRIITQ from the coding sequence ATGCACACCGCTCAAAAAATCATTCTGCTCCTGAGCCTGTTATGGTTATCGGCCTGTCAACTGACGGTAATTAATGAAGGTGGCGGCACAGTGCGTTCGGCCAGTGGATTGATCGAATGTGGCGATCAATGCCAGGTTAACTCGCAGGCGCTGAAAAATAATTCACCGCAATATACGGAAGTGCTGACCGCCATCGCCGATGAGGGTTATGAATTTGCAGGCTGGGAAGGCGCCTGTTCCGGTCAGCAGCCATGCTCTGTGAAGGTCACGGATTGGTCTGGTAATAAAAAGGTAACCGCTCGCTTTATCAGAAAGCAGTTTGATGCTGCCTTTGCCATCGGCACCCACCATGCCTGCGCACAAAGTGAAGTGGGATTGGAGTGCTGGGGTGGCAACGATGCCGGGCAACTCGATATTCCCGAAGGCGTAACCCTTGCCCAAGCGCTGTATGCAGGCACCCGTAGCTCCTGCGCGGAAACCGATTCTGGCCTGGTGTGCTGGGGGGACGAGGAAATCGCCCTGGTGCCCGACGCCGTGCAGTTCCCAAACAAGGTGGCATTAGGGTGGTATCACGCCTGCGCCATAGAAAACGCTGCTGTGCATTGCTGGGGCAGTAACGAACACGGTCAGTCCACGGTGCCTGCCGGGTTGGTTAACCCTACCGCTATAACCGCAGGCGCTCACCATACCTGTTCCATCACCGATACCGGCGTGGTTTGTTGGGGCGCAGGCATGGTGGATGAAGGCGGGTTTCCGCAAGCCGGTCAAAGTATCGTGCCTGAAGGTTTAGTAAACCCCACCGTGATCGGCGCGGGTAATGCTCATACCTGTGCGATTCAGGATGGCAACGTGATGTGCTGGGGTGAAAGCCAATGGGGGCAGCTGGATGTGCCCATCATTGAGGGCTCCATCGATGGCTTTGCCGTTGGCGGCTCGCACACCTGCGTGGTGGTAAATGATGCGGTGCAATGCTGGGGCAGCAATCAATCGAGCCAACTGGATATTCCCGCAGGCTTAGCGGACATCAGCGCCATTGGTGCTGGCAACCGCAACGTTTGCGTTCTCGCCGCCAATCAGTTGGTGTGCTGGGGTGACAACTATAACGGCTTGAACAATGTCCCACGCAGTGTGTCCCGACCGCTCAAGATCGTAGCAGCAGAACGCCAAGTCTGCACACTCGGTGAGGATGGCGTGCATTGCTGGGGATACGGGGCAGACGTACCGAACACACTGCAGGAAATCACTGACCTGGGCATTGGCAATCGCCATGAGTGCTATATCGACCGCAATGGGCTGGCCTGCTTTGGTGATAACAACGTTGATCAAACCTGGATACCCGCCGACGTCATCCAGAGTGCACGCAAGGTGGAAGCAGGGTACGACCACAATTGTGCTATTGATGGCGCAGGCCGCGTGACGTGCTGGGGCGATGATTTCAGTGGCCAGTCGACTGCGCCCGATACCTTGGGCCCGGTTTCCACCTTGGCGTTGGGCAATGACAATAGCTGCGCCCTGCAACCCACTGCCGCCGTGTGCTGGGGTGCTTTGGCATCGCAGGCTTTAAGCAATCCTACTGCCATCGACGTGGCAAACAATCACGGCTGCGCAATTGATGACAACGGTATTCAGTGCTGGGGCTCCAACAGCTACGGGAAACTCAATGCCCCTGTGTTAACGAACCCAACCGACGTGAGTGTGGGTTACGAACATGGCTGCGCTCTGGCCGATGAAGGCGTGGTGTGCTGGGGTGCCGGGGTTGAAGGCAGCACCAGCGGCATGAACCGATACCAGCAGAGTGTGGTGCCCCATGATCACTTACGCAATCCTCGCGATGTGGAGGCCGCACTCAGCTACAGCTGTGCGCTCGATGATATCGGTGTGCTGTGCTGGGGATACCGCAACTTCCGCATTATTACTCAATAG
- a CDS encoding helix-turn-helix domain-containing protein, producing the protein MYRFHKQADGRAHHVAIALCQLLREMQREAGMDVEPPSAVQQPWEVMRFGAETSALCAVLKDDCAGLNYGARLASVPEVVATIDGAGWKTLLELLGLLKQFHVISGVTISAHILFERDACTLDISLPYLSVPLAVEHFALQACLNLVYMTLLRHGMAAQALHSINCLEISQRQTYRIRFSASALQKAGKRQAAPNPESLRHLLTPVLARSPISFQVEHTLSNSETLPDAEHICQQLNISRGTLHRGLKAGGTHFQQLLQNEKRQRATYWLSIEQVTIEEVAARLGYSDASNFRRAFKKWTGHCPSELRDHIIKNHSKYLV; encoded by the coding sequence ATGTACCGTTTTCACAAACAGGCCGATGGTCGTGCACACCATGTAGCCATTGCTTTGTGCCAATTGTTACGCGAGATGCAGCGCGAGGCCGGCATGGACGTCGAGCCACCCAGCGCCGTGCAACAGCCATGGGAGGTAATGCGTTTTGGTGCCGAAACCAGCGCACTGTGCGCTGTTCTGAAAGATGATTGTGCGGGGCTGAACTACGGGGCCCGCCTGGCCTCGGTTCCAGAAGTGGTCGCCACGATCGACGGCGCAGGCTGGAAAACGCTGTTGGAACTGCTGGGGCTGTTGAAACAATTTCACGTTATTTCCGGCGTCACCATCTCTGCCCACATCCTGTTTGAACGGGATGCGTGCACACTGGATATATCACTGCCCTATCTCAGTGTCCCTCTAGCGGTTGAGCATTTTGCACTGCAGGCGTGTCTGAACCTGGTTTACATGACCCTGTTACGCCATGGCATGGCAGCGCAGGCACTGCACAGCATCAACTGTCTTGAAATTAGCCAGCGCCAAACCTATCGCATCCGTTTTTCTGCATCCGCACTGCAAAAAGCCGGCAAACGACAAGCCGCACCGAATCCGGAAAGCCTCCGCCATCTGCTGACGCCGGTACTGGCGCGCAGTCCGATTTCGTTTCAGGTTGAACATACCTTAAGCAACAGCGAAACCCTGCCGGATGCCGAACACATCTGCCAGCAACTCAACATCAGTCGGGGAACGCTGCATCGCGGGCTCAAAGCCGGTGGCACCCATTTTCAGCAACTGCTGCAAAATGAAAAACGACAGCGCGCCACCTATTGGCTTTCGATCGAACAGGTCACCATAGAGGAGGTCGCCGCGCGACTGGGTTATAGCGATGCGTCGAACTTTCGCCGTGCTTTCAAGAAATGGACCGGACACTGTCCATCGGAATTGCGCGACCATATCATCAAGAATCACAGCAAATACTTGGTCTAA
- a CDS encoding aminoacyl-tRNA deacylase and HDOD domain-containing protein, producing the protein MPLPPSVSERLSSQGIDYQIIEAAEIAPLHQLCSSEQASPSQIVKLVVLQDSLGHLQALIPADSLLDLSRLSELKGRNLVAITPQQHEEMARSQGLEQLPAFPLNDSLPLVVEKRLIEADSLYLEMSISGQHLKLTQSEFAKLVSHGSIADFCISLNRLTPNDNDRAAVESSVQRFTKLRIQRRLEETLEMPPLPETAEQIIQLRIDPEAGVGELAELVERDPSLAAQVVSWASSPYYAAPGAIKSVHDAVVRVLGFDLVINLALGLALGRTLKLPQDGPHGVTPFWQQSVYCAVTMEGLVKAMPSERRPSIGLAYLSGLLSNYGYLVLAHIFPPYFNVICRNIEANSHVDPHLIEQHILSVDRETLASQLMDCWSMPEEVIQALRWQNYPDYQGDYNLYARLLYASNQLLRSVGLIQGPVHDLDDKVYEELGISPVDALQVINRVVAQKDELRQMARNLEG; encoded by the coding sequence ATGCCCCTACCCCCATCCGTGAGCGAGCGACTCAGCTCCCAGGGAATCGACTACCAAATCATCGAAGCGGCAGAAATAGCCCCCCTGCACCAGCTCTGCAGCAGTGAACAGGCCAGCCCCAGCCAAATCGTAAAACTGGTGGTGCTGCAGGATTCACTGGGCCACCTGCAGGCCCTGATCCCGGCCGACAGCCTGCTGGATCTATCCCGGCTCAGTGAACTCAAGGGCCGCAACCTGGTTGCCATCACCCCCCAGCAACACGAAGAGATGGCGCGCTCCCAGGGCCTGGAACAACTGCCGGCGTTCCCCCTCAACGACAGCCTGCCATTGGTGGTGGAAAAACGCCTGATCGAAGCCGACAGCCTGTACCTGGAGATGAGCATCAGCGGCCAACACCTGAAGTTGACCCAATCAGAATTTGCCAAACTGGTGAGCCATGGCAGCATCGCGGATTTCTGCATCAGCCTGAATCGCCTCACCCCTAATGACAACGACCGTGCCGCCGTAGAAAGCTCCGTGCAGCGGTTTACCAAACTGCGCATCCAGCGCCGCCTGGAAGAAACCCTGGAAATGCCCCCGCTGCCGGAAACCGCTGAACAAATCATTCAGCTGCGCATCGATCCGGAAGCCGGTGTGGGTGAACTGGCAGAACTGGTAGAAAGAGATCCCAGCCTGGCCGCGCAAGTAGTGAGCTGGGCCAGCTCCCCCTATTACGCCGCCCCCGGTGCCATCAAATCCGTGCACGATGCCGTGGTGCGGGTATTGGGTTTTGATCTGGTTATCAACCTGGCGCTGGGCCTGGCCTTGGGCCGCACCCTCAAACTGCCCCAGGATGGCCCCCACGGCGTCACCCCATTCTGGCAGCAATCCGTCTACTGCGCCGTGACCATGGAAGGACTGGTCAAAGCCATGCCCTCCGAACGTCGCCCCTCCATCGGGCTGGCCTACCTGAGCGGACTACTGTCCAACTACGGCTACCTGGTGCTGGCCCATATATTCCCCCCCTACTTCAACGTTATTTGTCGCAACATCGAAGCCAACAGCCACGTCGACCCCCACCTCATCGAACAACACATACTGAGCGTGGATCGCGAAACCCTGGCCAGTCAGCTAATGGATTGCTGGAGCATGCCCGAAGAAGTCATCCAGGCACTGCGCTGGCAGAACTACCCGGACTATCAGGGTGATTACAACCTCTACGCCCGTCTGCTCTACGCCAGCAATCAATTGCTGCGCAGCGTCGGCCTGATACAAGGCCCGGTGCATGATCTGGATGATAAAGTGTACGAAGAACTGGGTATCTCGCCGGTTGACGCTCTGCAAGTCATCAACCGGGTGGTGGCACAAAAAGATGAATTACGGCAGATGGCGCGTAATTTGGAGGGGTGA
- a CDS encoding M16 family metallopeptidase: MVILKQRTTLILALTGLLTSAPLLASAQATGRLSAADRTFTHTLDNGMKIIVREDHRAPVMVSQVWYKVGSSYEHAGVTGVSHVLEHLMFKGTDKVPSGEFSKLIANYGGSENAFTSYDYTGYYQVMSANNLPLSLELEADRMQNAIMPDDEFAKEIEVVKEERRLRTDDKPNAVAYERFMAAAYVSSGYHNPVIGWMHDLDNMTAQDARNWYKKWYVPNNAILVVVGDVKAPEVFELASRYFGVIPAGDVPKRPLNREIQGNGERRIEVAIPAKIPTLLIGYNVPSINTAEDESDIYALQMLNGVLDGGYGARIETEMVRNQRIAASAGAGYGGVSLGDSLFYFSGVPSNDYSIEQLEAAFYEQIERLQTELADPDELERVKAQIISGIVYQQDSISSQANQIGRMEAIGRSWREADALVEKLAAITPEQIQAVARKYLIPANRTVAVLKPQPL; this comes from the coding sequence ATGGTGATATTAAAACAACGCACAACCCTGATTCTGGCCCTGACCGGCCTGCTTACCAGCGCACCGCTACTGGCCTCGGCGCAGGCCACTGGCCGCCTCTCGGCTGCAGATCGCACCTTTACCCACACCCTGGATAACGGCATGAAGATCATCGTGCGGGAGGATCACCGCGCGCCGGTCATGGTGTCTCAGGTTTGGTACAAAGTCGGGTCGAGCTATGAACATGCCGGGGTAACCGGTGTATCCCACGTGCTGGAACATTTGATGTTCAAAGGCACCGACAAAGTGCCCAGCGGCGAGTTTTCCAAACTGATCGCCAACTATGGCGGCAGCGAGAATGCCTTCACCTCGTACGATTACACCGGTTATTACCAGGTGATGAGCGCCAACAATCTGCCTCTCAGTCTCGAACTGGAAGCCGATCGCATGCAGAACGCCATCATGCCAGACGATGAGTTCGCCAAAGAGATTGAGGTGGTGAAGGAAGAGCGTCGTCTGCGCACCGACGACAAACCCAATGCCGTGGCCTACGAACGCTTTATGGCCGCGGCTTACGTGTCTTCCGGCTATCACAACCCGGTCATTGGCTGGATGCATGACCTGGACAATATGACCGCTCAGGATGCGCGGAACTGGTATAAAAAGTGGTATGTGCCCAACAACGCCATTTTGGTGGTGGTGGGGGATGTGAAGGCACCGGAAGTGTTTGAGTTGGCGTCGCGCTATTTCGGTGTCATTCCCGCTGGGGATGTGCCCAAGCGACCCCTTAACCGTGAAATTCAGGGTAATGGCGAACGCCGCATTGAGGTTGCCATCCCGGCCAAGATCCCTACCCTGCTGATTGGCTACAATGTGCCCAGCATCAATACCGCCGAGGATGAATCCGACATCTATGCCCTGCAAATGTTAAACGGCGTACTCGACGGTGGCTATGGTGCCCGCATCGAAACCGAGATGGTGCGCAATCAGCGCATTGCTGCCAGCGCCGGAGCCGGTTACGGTGGCGTGTCCCTGGGGGATTCCTTGTTTTACTTCAGCGGCGTGCCCTCCAACGATTACTCGATCGAGCAACTGGAGGCGGCCTTTTACGAACAAATCGAACGGCTGCAAACGGAACTGGCTGACCCGGACGAACTGGAACGGGTGAAAGCCCAGATCATCTCCGGCATTGTCTATCAGCAGGATTCCATTTCCAGCCAGGCCAATCAGATTGGCCGCATGGAAGCCATCGGCCGCAGCTGGCGCGAAGCCGACGCCCTGGTTGAAAAACTGGCCGCCATCACCCCCGAACAGATTCAGGCTGTCGCCCGCAAATATCTGATACCTGCCAACCGAACCGTGGCCGTGCTGAAACCCCAGCCGCTTTAA